A single Garra rufa chromosome 9, GarRuf1.0, whole genome shotgun sequence DNA region contains:
- the mettl6 gene encoding tRNA N(3)-methylcytidine methyltransferase METTL6, which produces MSVTGELDSLESSPAFPHQSTCLSDRTLTPEELEKLKNDRVLVSDFKQQKLEMEAQKNWDLFYKRNTTNFFKDRHWTTREFDELKKCRESQGQKLVLLEAGCGVGNCIFPLLEEDLNIFIYACDFSPRAVEFVKQNALYCTEQCLAFQCDLTKDDLQATIQVETVDVATLIFVLSAIHPDKMQKALEQIYKVLRPGGIVLFRDYGLYDHAMLRFKSGNKLGENFYVRQDGTRSFFFSKEFLADLFQQAGFETLVNEYVLRETVNKKEGLCVPRVFLQSKFRKPVPSLSPV; this is translated from the exons ATGTCAGTAACAGGTGAGTTAGACTCGCTGGAATCCAGTCCTGCTTTTCCCCATCAGTCCACTTGTCTGAGTGATAGGACACTGACACCAGAAGAGCTGGAGAAACTCAAAAATGACCGGGTCTTGGTATCGGACTTCAAGCAGCAGAAACTCGAAATGGAAGCTCAGAAAAACTGGGActtgttttataaaagaaacacgACGAACTTTTTCAAAGACAGGCATTGGACGACCAGAGAGTTTGATGAACTGAAAAAATGCAGAGAG TCTCAGGGGCAAAAGCTGGTGTTACTAGAGGCTGGCTGTGGGGTTGGAAACTGTATCTTCCCTCTTCTGGAAGAGGATCTAAATATCTTCATTTATGCCTGTGACTTCTCTCCTCGAGCTGTTGAGTTTGTGAAG CAAAATGCCTTGTATTGCACCGAGCAATGCCTTGCGTTTCAATGTGACCTCACTAAGGACGATCTCCAAGCCACCATACAAGTGGAGACTGTGGATGTAGCCACATTGATATTTGTTCTCTCTGCAATTCATCCTGACAAGATGCAGAAAGCACTAGAACAAATTTATAAG GTATTAAGACCAGGAGGTATTGTCCTCTTCAGGGACTACGGACTGTATGATCATGCCATGTTGAGGTTTAAGTCGGGCAATAAGCTGGGTGAGAATTTCTACGTGAGACAGGATGGGACCCGTTCCTTTTTCTTCTCAAAAG AGTTCTTGGCTGATTTGTTCCAACAGGCAGGATTTGAGACTCTTGTGAACGAGTATGTGTTGAGAGAAACTGTGAATAAAAAAGAGGGTCTATGTGTTCCCCGGGTGTTCCTGCAGAGTAAATTTCGCAAACCTGTTCCATCATTATCACCAGTGTAA
- the LOC141343106 gene encoding uncharacterized protein, translating to MSSNYVRKFSKRRNRPTHNSDSSGDSDYEHHNSDRPQRLHLNNSPRDVNDVDSTCSGERRVHSVEINMDTIQKPGENPPLTPLSFGAPGAHRQVDMNDTSSTSSGEFYENTKTDTDNILQSPLQEKLPLTLGDHHLPGTDSKGVDVNDSSSTSSGEFYQNTETDTDYNFMPREESPSLHEKSPFAPNSDSQAVDMNDSDSTSSSECYQNTEIDMDNIHQCEDEESPSLPEKSLQAPHSAQMTGNTAGYSGSHIPITHSQDGNDSDSTSSEECYQNTEIDENALHHYGEESPSLPEMSFQNPHIAQMTESTDSYGDHHIPRNLSQEMDNSSTASEASYVNVPPKNEREDHSAASSESDYDEPDNW from the exons ATGAGCTCAAACTATGTCCGCAAATTCAGCAAGAGAAGAAATCGACCCACTCACAACTCTGACAGCTCCGGTGATTCAGACTATGAACATCACAACAGCGATCGACCACAAAGACTACATCTAAACAACTCACCAA GAGATGTCAATGACGTAGACAGTACGTGCTCGGGAGAAAGACGTGTACACAGTGTGGAAATCAACATGGACACCATCCAAAAGCCAG GTGAAAACCCTCCACTGACACCACTGTCTTTTGGGGCCCCAGGTGCCCACAGGCAAG TAGATATGAATGATACAAGCAGTACTTCTTCTGGAGAGTTCTATGAAAACACAAAGACTGACACGGACAACATTCTCCAGTCAC CACTTCAAGAAAAGTTACCACTGACACTCGGTGACCATCACTTACCTGGAACTGACAGTAAAG GAGTAGATGTGAATGATTCAAGCAGTACATCGTCCGGCGAATTCTATCAAAACACAGAGACTGACACAGACTACAATTTCATGCCAC GTGAGGAAAGTCCATCATTGCATGAAAAGTCACCATTTGCACCAAATTCTGACAGTCAAG CGGTGGATATGAATGATTCAGACAGTACATCTTCTAGCGAGTGCTATCAAAACACAGAGATCGACATGGACAACATTCATCAGTGTG AAGACGAGGAAAGCCCATCACTTCCTGAGAAGTCACTACAGGCACCCCACAGTGCTCAGATGACAGGAAACACTGCTGGTTACAGTGGCTCTCATATACCTATCACCCACAGTCAAG ATGGGAATGATTCAGATAGTACTTCATCAGAAGAGTGTTATCAGAACACAGAGATTGATGAAAACGCCTTGCATCATTATg GTGAGGAAAGCCCATCACTTCCTGAGATGTCTTTTCAGAATCCCCACATTGCACAGATGACAGAAAGTACTGACAGTTACGGAGACCATCATATACCTAGAAACCTCAGTCAAG aaatGGATAACAGCAGCACAGCATCAGAGGCATCATATGTTAATGTACCACCTAAAAATGAGAGGGAAGACCATTCTGCTGCGTCGTCAGAGAGTGACTATGATGAACCTGACAACTGGTGA
- the cfap418 gene encoding cilia- and flagella-associated protein 418, whose translation MIMADDLDDLLDEVESKFCCSTSLSKQSTYALRQADQKCVNPEDKKQSRKQGCKRSQHDNDDIDAMLQEILDDDYQPISTHEPTAAKTTTSDSYSETLSKKCCPVFLGGSSVPHGIGTSVSQRACNRLRCTSCDFGIIMFDDQAWDSSCDYLFFRNNMPDYHKLKVKLRRKKGGRAYACQCSWHSTVVLSDLREQQQLKWVCGKHKV comes from the exons ATGATCATGGCGGATGATTTGGATGATTTACTTGATGAAGTCGAATCAAAGTTTTGTTGCAGCACGTCTCTGTCCAAACAATCAACGTATGCTTTAAGACAAGCGGACCAAAAATGTGTGAATCCCGAGGACAAGAAACAATCAAG GAAACAAGGATGCAAAAGATCTCAACACGACAATGATGATATTGACGCTATGCTGCAGGAAATACTGGATGATGACTATCAACCCATTAGCACTCAT GAACCCACTGCAGCAAAGACAACCACAAGCGATTCATATTCTGAGACATTGTCCAAGAA ATGTTGCCCTGTGTTTCTTGGTGGAAGCTCTGTACCACACGGTATTGGAACCAGCGTTTCTCAAAG GGCCTGCAACCGTTTAAGATGTACGTCATGCGATTTCGGCATAATCATGTTTGATGACCAGGCGTGGGACTCATCCTgcgattatttatttttcag GAATAACATGCCGGACTATCACAAGCTAAAAGTCAAACTGAGAAGGAAAAAGGGTGGGCGTGCGTACGCCTGTCAGTGCAGCTGGCACTCGACCGTGGTGCTCTCAGACCTGAGGGAACAACAGCAGCTAAAGTGGGTTTGTGGCAAACACAAAGTATGA